From Danio aesculapii chromosome 18, fDanAes4.1, whole genome shotgun sequence, a single genomic window includes:
- the b3gnt2l gene encoding N-acetyllactosaminide beta-1,3-N-acetylglucosaminyltransferase 2 — protein sequence MGKKYMKFLIVALASSLCFVLFYSKLVDVEITAKDKITSVTASIPRKPTPVLISTIKKRTKSVAPFKLPPLTISKDFRKRIPKNGAFWNRKLHSFLRQLDAADNTTDPRKKFHCSPESFELLKMNIQDVNTYPPLYGDFLRGMECRDSPLVIDQPDKCARDNEDDQIFLLFAIKSTPKHFERRQAVRETWGREGEYDGLKVRTVFLLGRSSLDDPNLDKLILSESQHFQDLLVWDFHDSFYNLTLKEHVFFKWMLGHCPRVSFIFKGDDDVFANPQAIINHLTSLEPEQASSLYTGQIISEATPLRDPKTKYCVPLTYYEGAYPPYAGGGGFLFSGELLPYLYHVSFYIPFFPIDDVYTGMCFEALGINPTKHDGFRTFDIREQDRENPCVHKHLLLVHRRSPQQTMRLWRSMHSSMLTC from the coding sequence ATGGGAAAGAAGTACATGAAATTCTTGATTGTGGCACTAGCTAGCagcctttgctttgttttgttttattccaaACTAGTGGATGTGGAAATAACCGCCAAAGATAAAATCACATCAGTTACAGCTTCCATTCCCAGAAAGCCAACACCAGTTTTAATAAGCACCATCAAGAAACGAACCAAAAGTGTTGCACCATTCAAACTTCCACCGCTGACTATTTCTAAAGATTTCAGAAAGAGAATCCCCAAAAACGGCGCCTTTTGGAACCGAAAACTCCATTCCTTTCTCAGGCAGCTGGACGCCGCCGACAATACAACAGACCCACGGAAGAAGTTTCACTGCAGTCCGGAGAGTTTTGAGTTGCTAAAGATGAACATTCAGGATGTTAATACATACCCTCCGCTCTACGGAGACTTCCTTCGAGGTATGGAGTGTCGAGACTCGCCACTAGTTATCGATCAACCAGACAAGTGTGCGCGGGATAATGAAGATGATCAAATCTTTCTACTCTTTGCAATCAAATCCACGCCGAAACACTTCGAGAGGCGGCAAGCTGTGCGGGAGACCTGGGGCAGAGAAGGAGAGTATGATGGACTCAAGGTACGAACCGTCTTCCTGCTGGGTCGGTCGTCTTTAGACGACCCAAATCTGGACAAACTCATTTTGTCGGAGTCTCAGCATTTCCAAGACCTTCTTGTTTGGGATTTCCACGACTCCTTTTACAACCTGACTCTTAAGGAGCACGTGTTTTTCAAGTGGATGCTGGGACACTGTCCTCGTGTGTCCTTCATTTTTAAGGGCGACGATGATGTTTTTGCTAACCCCCAAGCAATAATCAATCATCTGACGTCTCTGGAGCCTGAACAGGCCTCATCGTTGTATACTGGGCAGATCATTTCTGAGGCCACACCATTACGGGATCCTAAAACTAAATATTGCGTTCCTCTGACTTACTATGAAGGTGCTTACCCTCCATATGCTGGTGGTGGGGGGTTCCTCTTTTCTGGTGAACTTCTCCCATATCTTTACCATGTTTCCTTTTACATCCCCTTCTTTCCTATTGATGACGTCTACACTGGGATGTGCTTCGAAGCACTTGGAATCAATCCGACGAAACATGACGGGTTTAGGACCTTTGATATTCGGGAGCAAGACCGAGAGAACCCATGCGTGCACAAACACCTGCTGCTGGTGCACCGGCGCAGCCCTCAGCAGACCATGAGGCTCTGGAGGAGCATGCACAGCTCCATGCTCACCTGCTGA